One genomic segment of Nonomuraea coxensis DSM 45129 includes these proteins:
- a CDS encoding IS1380 family transposase, whose product MNIAQNGRTFRVNATAWDRRLSVRGDGKGLVGHAGAVLLRKCADQTGLTGALGGVFARLGGSPVWDRGVVLVQLAVAIALGATSMRQIALLAHQEQLFGAPPSDSTVRRALEPVGQSDQLQAWIARARARVRRHVWQLVAATETGFPWLQVAGKVLTGWIVIDLDATLITAHSGKQGASATFKKGYGFHPLAAWCANTHESLAMLLRTGSAGSNTALDHVRVLTEAIRQIPDSFRAKIWIRIDGAGATHELVEHMKGLNTTRRTVRFTVGWKITGADETAIAKLPETAWQAAIRQDGKVHAHAQVAELTGLDERARLWGVRLLVRRVRPSARDAAQLTNLEKKTGFKYAIIATNLGPSGLRGIPGSHQLAFIDAVHRDHAEVEDRVRTNKAMGLRNLPSKTWNVNVGWMLVANLAADLDAWTRLLGLHDDPELARAEPQTLRYCLWHLPARLVCHARRRILKISATWPWKNAFLICWQRLCVLPAPL is encoded by the coding sequence ATGAACATCGCACAGAACGGACGCACCTTCCGGGTGAACGCTACGGCATGGGACCGCCGATTGTCTGTACGAGGGGACGGCAAGGGGCTCGTCGGACACGCGGGAGCCGTGCTCCTGCGCAAATGCGCTGATCAGACGGGGTTAACCGGAGCGCTGGGCGGTGTGTTCGCCCGGCTGGGCGGATCTCCGGTGTGGGACCGGGGCGTGGTGCTGGTCCAACTCGCGGTGGCGATCGCGCTGGGAGCGACCAGCATGCGGCAGATCGCCCTGCTGGCCCATCAGGAGCAGCTCTTCGGCGCGCCGCCCTCGGACTCCACCGTGCGGCGAGCGCTGGAGCCCGTCGGACAGTCGGACCAGCTGCAGGCCTGGATCGCTCGGGCTCGGGCGCGGGTGCGGCGGCACGTGTGGCAGCTGGTTGCCGCGACCGAGACGGGATTCCCCTGGCTGCAGGTGGCAGGCAAGGTCCTGACCGGCTGGATCGTGATCGACCTGGACGCCACGCTGATCACCGCGCATTCGGGCAAGCAGGGCGCTTCGGCGACGTTCAAGAAGGGCTATGGTTTTCACCCGCTGGCGGCCTGGTGCGCCAACACGCACGAATCGCTGGCGATGTTGCTGCGCACCGGATCGGCCGGCTCCAACACCGCCCTCGACCACGTGCGGGTGCTCACCGAAGCCATCAGGCAGATCCCCGACAGCTTCCGGGCCAAGATCTGGATCCGGATCGACGGCGCGGGCGCCACCCATGAGCTGGTCGAACACATGAAGGGCTTGAACACCACCCGGCGCACCGTCCGCTTCACCGTCGGCTGGAAGATCACCGGCGCCGACGAGACCGCGATCGCCAAATTGCCCGAGACCGCCTGGCAGGCCGCCATACGGCAAGACGGCAAGGTCCACGCGCACGCACAGGTGGCCGAACTCACCGGCCTGGACGAACGCGCCAGGCTGTGGGGCGTGCGGTTGCTGGTCCGCCGCGTGCGCCCCTCGGCCCGCGACGCGGCGCAGCTCACCAACCTGGAGAAGAAGACCGGCTTCAAGTACGCGATCATCGCCACCAACCTCGGGCCAAGCGGCCTGCGCGGCATCCCCGGCAGCCATCAGCTCGCCTTCATCGACGCCGTCCACCGCGACCACGCCGAAGTCGAGGACCGGGTGCGCACCAACAAGGCCATGGGGCTGCGCAACCTGCCGTCCAAGACCTGGAACGTCAACGTCGGCTGGATGCTCGTGGCCAATCTCGCCGCCGATCTTGACGCCTGGACCCGTCTGCTCGGCCTGCACGACGACCCGGAACTGGCCCGCGCCGAACCTCAGACTCTCCGCTACTGCCTGTGGCACCTGCCCGCCCGGCTGGTCTGTCATGCCCGTCGGCGGATCCTGAAGATCAGCGCCACCTGGCCGTGGAAGAACGCCTTCCTGATCTGCTGGCAGCGCCTATGCGTCCTGCCAGCACCCCTCTGA